A single genomic interval of Gossypium raimondii isolate GPD5lz chromosome 11, ASM2569854v1, whole genome shotgun sequence harbors:
- the LOC105802160 gene encoding la-related protein 1C, whose protein sequence is MAANINTANFNTSAAVTAVNHSPSSPNQSHPVTNPVSSQRNQVVRGELEPIAAVPLSSSSYSSSSPPTAMIEPTVTTMGEEEGAEHGNVGPNGNAAKRPAWNKPSNLTSESESESVMGARAWPPLPQSARAPSKSPSDSSRASSDGSDSPFVPGSQGSRPASSSSSSQKQVRNNANFSSNSSANHTMPARQRSMKQNSNISASNGGLSQPPPQGPMVEAPLNSPSRDHIQRTGFLPYSGGPDQQHPRNSFRHRNNGPHPRGNGSHHLNHRGRRNQDHGNQDWNGRNFISRDGHMMPRVAPRFMRHPPPPLPANTGPLFAPPYVRPFGTPFGFPEISSQFYLVPAPYPDSLRGVPFIQPMPPMFPPPQEPQDHQLHARIVNQIDYYFSNENLIKDTYLRQNMDDQGWVPIKLIAGFRKVSLLTANIQLILDALQNSTVVEVQGDKVRKRMDWMRWIMLPSFQFPTKSGQDMLVAGVQNISLDQGTANNQTG, encoded by the exons GCAACGGAATCAAGTTGTTCGTGGAGAATTGGAGCCGATCGCGGCGGTTCCTTTATCGTCTTCGTCGTATTCTTCATCATCACCACCAACGGCTATGATTGAGCCAACTGTTACCACGATGGGCGAAGAGGAAGGGGCGGAGCATGGGAATGTTGGTCCCAATGGCAATGCTGCTAAGAGACCGGCTTGGAACAAACCTTCTAACCTGACGTCTGAGTCTGAGTCTGAGTCCGTTATGGGGGCTCGCGCGTGGCCCCCCTTGCCTCAGTCCGCTAGGGCTCCTTCCAAATCACCTTCAGATTCGTCCAGAGCTTCGTCGGATGGATCAGATTCTCCTTTTGTCCCCGGTTCTCAG GGGAGCAGACCTGCATCATCATCCTCTTCTTCACAGAAACAAGTCAGGAACAATGCAAACTTCAGTTCAAATTCCAGTGCAAACCATACAATGCCTGCACGCCAGAGGTCAATGAAGCAAAATAGTAATATCTCTGCATCCAATGGTGGCCTTTCACAGCCACCACCTCAAGGTCCAATGGTTGAAGCACCTCTGAATAGCCCATCTAGGGACCATATACAGAGAACTGGATTTCTGCCTTATAGTGGTGGTCCTGATCAGCAGCATCCACGGAATTCATTTAGACATCGTAACAATGGTCCGCATCCACGAGGAAATGGTTCTCACCATCTGAATCACAGAGGAAGGCGTAATCAAGACCATGGAAATCAAGATTGGAATGGTCGAAATTTTATTAGTAGGGATGGTCATATGATGCCAAGAGTTGCTCCCAGGTTTATGAGGCATCCACCACCACCTTTGCCAGCTAATACTGGACCACTTTTTGCTCCCCCATATGTTCGCCCTTTTGGCACCCCTTTTGGCTTTCCGG AAATTTCATCTCAGTTTTATTTAGTCCCAGCCCCTTATCCAGATTCACTTAGAGGTGTCCCTTTTATTCAACCAATGCCGCCAATGTTTCCCCCTCCTCAAGAGCCTCAAGACCATCAGTTGCATGCTAGGATAGTGAATCAGATAGATTATTATTTCAG TAATGAAAATCTAATTAAGGATACATACTTGCGGCAGAACATGGATGACCAGGGCTGGGTTCCTATTAAATTGATTGCTGGCTTTAGAAAG GTTTCACTTTTGACAGCTAATATTCAGCTTATATTAGATGCTCTGCAAAATTCAACAGTTGTGGAAGTGCAG GGCGACAAAGTAAGGAAGCGGATGGATTGGATGCGTTGGATAATGCTGCCTTCTTTTCAGTTCCCTACCAAGTCTGGTCAAGATATGCTGGTAGCCGGTGTTCAAAATATTTCATTGGATCAGGGAACTGCTAATAATCAGACTGGTTGA